In Pseudomonadales bacterium, a single window of DNA contains:
- a CDS encoding acetyl-CoA carboxylase carboxyltransferase subunit beta — protein sequence MSWLDKIVPAMVRRGEPDRKSSVPEGLWHKCIKCEAVLYRPELERNLDVCPKCDHHMRIGARRRLDTFLDVDGRSELFSDVEPVDRLKFRDLKKYRDRLTQAQKATGERDALIAMRGRVAGMAVHALAFEFNFHGGSMGYAVGEKFTRTAQASLEQHVPLVCFSASGGARMQEALISLMQMAKTSAVLQRLKEASVPYVSVLTDPIYGGVSASLAILGDINIAEPHARAGFAGPNIIEQTIRQKLPRGFQRSEFLLEHGAIDMIVHRSELRARIASLLAKLGGLPAPATDPAPEPVSVPAAPPPPEGG from the coding sequence ATGAGCTGGCTCGACAAGATTGTTCCGGCGATGGTTCGCCGCGGTGAACCGGACCGCAAGAGCAGCGTGCCGGAGGGGCTGTGGCACAAGTGCATCAAGTGCGAGGCGGTGCTGTATCGCCCGGAACTCGAGCGCAACCTCGACGTCTGCCCCAAGTGTGACCACCACATGCGCATCGGTGCACGGCGGCGGCTCGATACTTTCCTCGACGTCGATGGCCGCAGCGAGCTGTTCAGTGATGTCGAGCCGGTCGACCGGTTGAAGTTCCGTGACCTGAAGAAGTATCGCGACCGGCTCACGCAGGCGCAGAAGGCGACTGGCGAACGTGATGCGCTGATCGCGATGCGCGGGCGGGTTGCGGGTATGGCGGTTCATGCGCTGGCATTCGAGTTCAACTTCCACGGCGGATCGATGGGTTACGCGGTGGGCGAAAAATTCACGCGCACAGCCCAGGCTTCGCTGGAACAGCATGTTCCGCTGGTGTGCTTTTCGGCGAGCGGTGGCGCGCGGATGCAGGAAGCGCTGATCTCGCTGATGCAGATGGCCAAGACCAGCGCGGTGCTGCAGCGATTGAAGGAGGCGAGCGTCCCCTACGTGTCAGTGCTCACGGATCCGATCTACGGCGGGGTGTCGGCCAGTCTCGCGATCCTCGGTGACATCAACATTGCCGAACCGCATGCTCGCGCGGGTTTTGCAGGGCCGAACATCATCGAACAGACGATCCGCCAGAAGTTGCCGCGCGGTTTCCAGCGCAGCGAGTTCCTGCTCGAGCATGGTGCGATCGACATGATCGTGCATCGCAGCGAGCTGCGAGCGCGCATCGCCTCGCTGCTGGCGAAGCTCGGTGGGCTGCCGGCACCGGCGACGGACCCGGCACCCGAACCTGTATCGGTGCCTGCAGCACCACCACCACCGGAGGGCGGCTGA
- the folC gene encoding bifunctional tetrahydrofolate synthase/dihydrofolate synthase — protein MVQSLTEWLARIERAHPANIALGLERVAAVARRMGLEHGEVTVITVGGTNGKGSCVAVLERLLLARGVRVGAYTSPHLVRYNERVRVDGREVSDQALCAAFGAVEAARGATPLTFFEFGTLAALEIFRRERCEWLLLEVGLGGRLDAVNIVDPDVAVVTSIAVDHTDWLGADRRSIALEKAGIFRPARPVVCGDRDPPSTLPASASVLGAPWYALGVDFDAREQDGRWCWQGCTADGMRIRREVTPPPALLGDNVACALQALALVDALPDAALVQVTLPQITLAGRLQRRRLGKGECVLDVAHNPAGVACLVRRLADAPARGCTRILFGAMRDKDAGAMLATLAPLADAWVFPALSEPRALTAAEVLAALGAAQRSRPVECVPGIAHALVRAERTMVPGDRLVVCGSFHLVGPALEWLDAHA, from the coding sequence GTGGTGCAGTCGCTGACCGAGTGGTTGGCGCGAATCGAGCGTGCGCATCCGGCGAACATTGCACTCGGACTCGAACGGGTCGCGGCGGTTGCGCGGCGGATGGGGTTGGAGCACGGCGAAGTCACCGTGATCACGGTGGGCGGCACGAACGGCAAGGGTTCGTGTGTCGCGGTCCTGGAACGCCTGCTGCTTGCGCGGGGAGTGCGTGTCGGTGCGTACACCTCGCCACACCTGGTGCGCTACAACGAGCGGGTGCGGGTCGACGGACGCGAGGTCAGCGACCAGGCACTGTGTGCGGCGTTTGGAGCGGTCGAGGCAGCGCGTGGAGCCACACCGCTGACGTTCTTCGAGTTCGGAACGTTGGCGGCACTGGAAATCTTCCGGCGCGAGCGCTGTGAGTGGCTGCTGCTCGAGGTGGGACTCGGCGGACGACTGGACGCGGTGAACATCGTCGATCCGGACGTGGCCGTGGTGACCTCGATCGCGGTGGATCATACCGACTGGCTGGGCGCGGACAGGCGCTCGATCGCACTCGAGAAGGCCGGCATTTTCCGTCCTGCTCGCCCGGTGGTGTGCGGTGATCGTGATCCACCGTCGACGTTGCCGGCGAGCGCCAGCGTGCTGGGTGCACCGTGGTACGCGCTCGGCGTCGATTTCGATGCACGCGAGCAGGACGGGCGCTGGTGCTGGCAGGGATGTACGGCGGACGGGATGCGGATACGGCGCGAGGTGACGCCGCCACCGGCACTGCTGGGTGACAACGTCGCGTGTGCGTTGCAGGCGTTGGCGTTGGTCGATGCGCTGCCGGACGCTGCGCTGGTGCAGGTGACCTTGCCGCAAATCACCCTGGCGGGGCGCTTGCAACGCCGTCGCCTCGGCAAGGGCGAGTGCGTGCTCGACGTGGCGCACAACCCGGCCGGTGTCGCCTGCCTCGTGCGCCGGCTCGCCGACGCCCCGGCTCGCGGATGCACGCGGATCCTGTTCGGGGCAATGCGCGACAAGGACGCTGGTGCGATGCTCGCGACACTGGCGCCACTGGCCGATGCGTGGGTCTTCCCGGCATTGTCCGAGCCGCGCGCGCTGACGGCGGCCGAGGTGCTGGCCGCGCTCGGTGCTGCACAACGAAGCAGGCCGGTCGAATGCGTGCCCGGCATCGCCCACGCCCTGGTCCGGGCCGAGCGGACGATGGTCCCCGGAGACCGGCTGGTGGTATGCGGTTCGTTCCACCTGGTGGGACCCGCACTCGAATGGTTGGATGCGCACGCGTAA
- a CDS encoding SPOR domain-containing protein, translating into MKHRLVGAAVLIALGVIAWPVIFDSSPVREISQRSQIPPEPQIERFTVAEPERPQLPPEPDWAAQRDAAATGPSDPAVQATPEPAPTDAARPAATPAVVAEPVRGAEPSARPAARDLPKVKGVTTDPSGLPEQWAVQLGVFSQLANAREIQQRANAAGFHAILQSSGTAGAQQHRVYVNPKLERAGADAIAVEVQRKLGVKGYVTRYYP; encoded by the coding sequence ATGAAGCACAGACTGGTTGGTGCGGCCGTGCTGATCGCACTCGGCGTGATCGCCTGGCCAGTGATCTTCGACAGTTCTCCGGTGCGCGAAATCAGTCAACGCAGCCAGATTCCGCCGGAGCCGCAGATCGAGCGCTTCACCGTGGCCGAGCCCGAGCGGCCGCAGTTGCCTCCGGAGCCGGATTGGGCGGCACAGCGTGATGCTGCTGCAACCGGACCCTCCGACCCTGCGGTTCAGGCCACGCCAGAGCCAGCACCGACAGACGCAGCAAGGCCCGCAGCTACGCCTGCCGTGGTGGCAGAACCGGTACGCGGCGCCGAACCGTCCGCGCGACCGGCAGCCAGGGACTTGCCGAAGGTGAAGGGTGTGACCACCGACCCCAGCGGTTTGCCGGAGCAGTGGGCGGTACAGCTTGGCGTGTTCTCGCAGCTCGCGAACGCGCGCGAGATCCAGCAACGCGCGAATGCGGCGGGTTTTCATGCGATCCTGCAATCGAGCGGCACGGCCGGAGCGCAGCAGCACCGGGTATACGTGAATCCGAAGCTCGAGCGTGCCGGTGCGGACGCCATCGCTGTCGAAGTGCAGCGCAAGCTCGGCGTCAAGGGCTATGTGACCCGTTATTATCCCTGA
- a CDS encoding CvpA family protein, with product MVRRLLECRANHRTGNHVEALNAADWIIVSVIGVSTLVSVLRGFVREAFSLAGWVLAFAAAMLLSDRLAYLLAGSISDESGRRIVAFALLFVMTLIAVGLCGRLLRGVIRFAGLGAFDRVLGMAFGFVRGVFVLLAAIVMLRGLLEPERFAWWQNSVLLPHLLLLEGWFRQFTGVLSAWLAGTGN from the coding sequence ATGGTGCGGCGTTTGCTAGAATGCCGCGCAAATCACCGGACCGGAAATCACGTGGAAGCGCTGAACGCTGCCGACTGGATCATCGTGAGCGTGATCGGTGTCTCGACGCTGGTCAGCGTGTTGCGCGGCTTCGTGAGGGAAGCCTTTTCCCTTGCCGGATGGGTGCTCGCCTTCGCTGCAGCGATGCTGCTGTCGGACCGGCTCGCGTATCTGCTGGCGGGATCGATCAGTGATGAATCGGGCCGCAGGATCGTGGCGTTCGCACTGCTGTTCGTGATGACGTTGATCGCGGTCGGGCTGTGCGGACGTCTGCTGCGCGGTGTGATCCGCTTCGCCGGACTGGGTGCATTCGATCGTGTGCTCGGCATGGCGTTCGGCTTCGTGCGCGGTGTGTTCGTTCTGCTCGCAGCGATCGTGATGTTGCGCGGCCTGCTCGAGCCGGAGCGTTTCGCGTGGTGGCAGAACTCCGTGCTGCTGCCGCATCTGCTGCTGCTCGAAGGCTGGTTCAGGCAATTCACCGGCGTGTTGAGCGCCTGGCTTGCGGGCACGGGAAACTGA
- the purF gene encoding amidophosphoribosyltransferase: protein MCGIAGIVGHSAVNQQLYDALTVLQHRGQDAAGIVTDDRGVFKQRKANGLVRDVFRNEHMERLSGNVGIGHVRYPTAGSNSSALAQPFYVNSPYGICLAHNGNLTNSVELREQVFQSGLRHINTDSDSEVLLNVFAHELQLLGKLAPDAQDIFTAVSGVHRRARGAYAALVLIAGHGVVGFRDPCGIRPLIFGERESAQGREYMIASESVALDVLGFRVIRDVAPGEAVHIDTHGRLHTRQCAQNPRLSPCIFEHVYFARPDSIMDGISVYKARLRQGERLAEKIRRLRPDHDIDVVIPVPDTSRVAAQVIAYELDVKFREGLMKNRYIGRTFIMPGQAMRKRSVRQKLNPIELEFRDKNVLLVDDSIVRGTTCNEIIQMARDAGARRVYFASAAPAVRWPNVYGIDMPSADELVAHGRSEDEVCALIGADWLVYQDLEDLISCSRDGNPRVEQFDCSVFDGHYVTGDIDGEYLQRLQAERSECAHAGADATARTGDGTLLGLHNHAG, encoded by the coding sequence ATGTGCGGTATCGCCGGAATCGTCGGCCACAGCGCGGTCAACCAGCAGCTCTATGACGCACTGACGGTATTGCAGCACCGCGGCCAGGACGCTGCGGGAATCGTGACCGACGACCGGGGGGTATTCAAGCAGCGCAAGGCCAACGGGCTGGTGCGCGACGTGTTTCGCAACGAACACATGGAGCGTCTGAGTGGCAACGTCGGCATCGGTCACGTGCGCTACCCGACCGCCGGCAGCAACAGCTCCGCACTCGCACAGCCGTTCTACGTGAACAGTCCCTACGGCATCTGCCTGGCGCACAACGGCAATCTGACGAATTCGGTGGAGTTGCGCGAGCAGGTGTTCCAGTCCGGCCTGCGTCACATCAATACCGACTCGGACAGCGAAGTGCTGTTGAATGTGTTTGCCCACGAACTGCAACTGCTCGGCAAGCTGGCGCCCGATGCGCAGGATATTTTCACCGCGGTTTCGGGCGTGCATCGGCGTGCGCGTGGCGCCTATGCAGCCCTGGTGCTGATTGCGGGCCACGGCGTGGTGGGCTTTCGGGATCCGTGCGGAATCCGGCCGCTGATCTTCGGCGAACGCGAATCCGCCCAGGGACGCGAGTACATGATCGCCTCGGAAAGCGTGGCTCTCGACGTGCTGGGTTTTCGCGTGATCCGCGACGTGGCTCCCGGCGAGGCGGTCCACATCGACACGCACGGGCGGCTGCACACCCGGCAGTGTGCACAGAACCCGCGTCTCTCGCCGTGCATCTTCGAACACGTGTATTTCGCGCGCCCGGATTCGATCATGGACGGCATCTCGGTATACAAGGCGCGGTTGCGCCAGGGTGAGCGGCTGGCCGAGAAGATCAGACGCCTTCGGCCCGACCACGACATCGATGTCGTGATTCCGGTACCGGACACGAGCCGCGTCGCGGCGCAGGTCATCGCGTACGAGCTGGACGTGAAGTTCCGTGAAGGGCTGATGAAGAACCGCTACATCGGGCGTACGTTCATCATGCCGGGCCAGGCGATGCGCAAGCGTTCGGTACGTCAGAAGCTGAACCCCATAGAACTGGAATTCCGCGACAAGAACGTGCTGCTGGTGGATGACTCGATCGTACGCGGTACGACCTGCAACGAGATCATCCAGATGGCCCGCGACGCCGGTGCACGACGGGTGTATTTCGCGTCCGCGGCGCCTGCGGTGCGCTGGCCGAACGTCTACGGTATCGACATGCCGTCGGCGGATGAACTGGTCGCCCACGGACGCAGCGAAGACGAGGTCTGCGCGCTGATCGGAGCCGACTGGCTGGTGTACCAGGATCTCGAGGATCTGATCTCGTGCTCGCGCGACGGCAATCCACGGGTCGAGCAGTTCGACTGCTCGGTATTCGACGGCCATTACGTGACCGGCGACATCGACGGTGAGTATCTGCAACGACTGCAGGCCGAGCGCAGCGAATGCGCGCATGCGGGTGCTGATGCGACCGCGCGTACCGGTGATGGCACGTTGCTCGGCCTGCACAACCACGCGGGCTGA